Genomic DNA from Pistricoccus aurantiacus:
CCAACAACCCCGGCGAGTTGAAAGACGACTCGAATTGCATCAATGCCAGGGAAGCCGAACGACTGCTGTCCAGTGGCGAATCTCGCGATATCTGGTAAGGAGGGCTTATGGATCTCTTTCAAGGGGCCTTCGAGCTCGTCGAAAATGCCCTGGATACCTATATATCCAGCACTGTTGGAGATGTGGTCGCATACATCGCACCGATCTTTACCAGCATGATGATCCTTTGGATTGCCATCTGGGGTTACATGATGATGTTTGGAAAGGTCAGTGAGCCCTTGCAGGAAGGTATTTTTCGCATCATCCGCATTGGCTTCATCATGACCCTGGGCCTGACAGTCGGCACCTATATGGATGTTGTCGTTGATGTGTTGGCTCATGGCCCGGAGGAAATCGCGGCTGTTGTAACTGGCACACCTGCCGACAGCATGGCCAGCATCATGGACGAACTCTTTTCTCGGGTATTCGAGATAGCAGACCGGGCCTGGGACAAGGCTGGCGTGATGAACGGTAATTTTGGATTGTACCTGATTGCCCTAGCCATCCTTGCCGCGGGTGGCGCCGTGGCCTTTATCGTGGCGTTCCTTATCTTGCTGAGCAAGATTATGACTACGCTGCTGCTGGGCATCGGCCCACTGTTCATCATTGGCCTTCTATTCAACACCACGCAGCGGTGGTTCGAGAGCTGGCTTGGTCAGGTGATGAATTTCGGGATGATACTGGTGCTTGCCGCCGCTGGCGGACGGCTGGCTCTCGAATTCTGTGAGTTGTTCCTGGACAGAATGACGGCAGGAGGCGGCGACCTGACCACTATGTGGGACGCTGCTGTCTTTGTGATGTTCTTCGGACTTTGCTTCTTGTTCCTCAAGCAAGTGCCTGCCATAG
This window encodes:
- a CDS encoding type IV secretion system protein, whose translation is MDLFQGAFELVENALDTYISSTVGDVVAYIAPIFTSMMILWIAIWGYMMMFGKVSEPLQEGIFRIIRIGFIMTLGLTVGTYMDVVVDVLAHGPEEIAAVVTGTPADSMASIMDELFSRVFEIADRAWDKAGVMNGNFGLYLIALAILAAGGAVAFIVAFLILLSKIMTTLLLGIGPLFIIGLLFNTTQRWFESWLGQVMNFGMILVLAAAGGRLALEFCELFLDRMTAGGGDLTTMWDAAVFVMFFGLCFLFLKQVPAIASALGGGIALATQGALGSAMNAIRPSTIRRQYRGVQRDARFAGAAAAAPAKGVYRVGRAAQRAYQKRFGANTITGG